TATGGCGTTTCAGTGCCTTAGATTCACATTAGCAGTTAATCTATTAATTTCAGTGGTGGTAGTAAGAAAATTGAGGGCCTTTAATAGCATCCCCCCTAAAAGGACCTAGTACTCAAGTGGTTAAAAATCAGCCTTGCTAGCACCAGGATTGcataatgtcccagctgcttcacttcccatctagctccctgctttgtagcctgggaaggcacgatgatggcccaaagccttgggaccctgcacctatgtgggagacttgaaagaggcttCTAATGCAAAAATTAGCTCAGggcaggctgttgtggccatttgaagagtgcgCCAGCATATACAAGATCCTTCTGACttatgaatctgtctttccaataaaaatgtctttatagCTTCAGAGGGGATAGAAAACTTAATAGTTTTAAGCATCTCCTGGCATTACTGTGTAAAATACTATATCCTTTCCCCCCCAGGACTTATCAAGCTGGTTTCAAAGCACAGAGCTCAAGTAATTTACACCAGGAACACCAAGGGTGGAGATGCACCAGCTGCTGCTGAAGATGCATGAAGCGGTGAGAACCCGGGAGTTCGAGGTGGAGGAAGTGCACATGGTCTTCACAAGGCTTCTCatgctgcttttaatttttttttacaggtccAATGAATTGTACATTTGGCAAAATAAAACCTTATTAAATCAAACTTGGATGTGTGTTTCTTAAAGGGAATTGATTAGGTTTTTTCTTTATGTGGTAGCTGTTTCTTCTTTGCAGCTGCTTCAGTTTTGAATTGATGCCTGGAAGGAAACAAAGGGTTAAGAGGATGCAGGATGGGTTTTCTCCAAGCAGTAGTGGGTTACTTTGGCTGGACCCCTACCTGGACTGCCAACGTCTTCCATTATTCCAGACCCTGCCGAAGGATGGCAGCCAGCCTGCACCAGTGCTAGAGTTGTGGTCAAAATTGGCCCCAACTCTGTCAGGTGGGAGTTTCTTCAATTTCTGCTTTTCCTCTGCAATGATGAGGAAGGTTTTCACTGAGTTTCAACGGACCCTGTTCCCTTTTGAAGCTGGCTTACTTACTTTCTTTAAGGAATTCTTCATAGGAAGGCCCAATTTGTTTGTTCCCAGAGCTGTAGTCTTCATCTTGGACCATCCAGGGAGGTGTAGCACCTGGGAAAGGGAAGACCCATCAAGGTGTGTCATGCCCTAGCTGTCTGCTCACCTCTCCTGTGAATTACAGGACTTAACAGTTTCCAGGCTTTAGGGAGACCTTAGACTTTCCTAAGTTACCTTCAGGCATGGTTGCACTGCAGCTGCTATCGCCCATTATCTTCTACCCTATTAAGATCCTAACTGTTCCAGATTCTTAATAGCTTCCTTACTTAGGGAGCACTGGAGTTCCCAGGCTTTTACCATTTTGAGACCCACCTCTTTAAATGGCAGCAGCAGTTCATCCTGGGCTCCAGTGTTTGGGACTGTGGTTGATACACTGCACAGATCACCTGAACCCATAGCAGGGCGTCTGGGAGTCCAGCTGCACTCTGGATTTCCAGTTCATGTGCATCTGGAGAAGCCGGTGAGTCTGCTGACTATCTGGGAgttctgggctgagctgggctccaggctttTTGGGCTTTGAGgttgtgaatcagcagaaggcagGCATCTTTGCCTTAATTGGAGCTACTCTAAAGCTGTTAGGATTTAGGTAGAGTGGTAAATAGAAAAATTGCTGGACTGTATAATTAGGTATATGTGGAACTGCGTTTCTACCAATGGTGTATGATGGTTTCACATAATCAGTTATTCTAATATGTTGGGTttcaaatttgcattttcctgatggtgaACATTCACAGGCTTTTATTGaggtgcttttgtgtgtgtgtgaactctaCTGTAGTTATCTTTGTTTGTTTAATTGCATCTTAACAAATGCTGCCCTGGAGCCCAGCATTGtaccctagtggctgaatcctcatcttgcacacaccagaatcccatgtgggcggtgGTTCATATCAGTGGCCTGTTCCCtgttatccagttccctgttacggcctgggaaagcagtcaaggatggcccaaagccttgatatcctgtacccacatagggaacccagaggaagctcctggcttcagatcggcacagctccagctgttgcagccacttggggagtgaaccaacagacagaacagcttcctctgtgtgtctcctcctctttatatatctgactttccaataaataaaatctttaaaaacaaaacacaaccacTGTCCTGAACCTTACCTGAGTGGACGTTACCAACTCCGGGCATTTCCTGTGGTTAGAAATGGGAAAATTCCAGTTAGATGCATACTATGATATTTGAGAAGATGCAGATTTCTaaggtggctgcaactgctgcttTTAGAGCACAGAGgtcttggcatgatagcctagcagctaaagtccttgccttgcacgcgccccgggatcccatacgggcaccagttccaatcccagcagctccacttcccatccagctccttgcttgtggcctgggaaagcagtcgaggatgaccctaagcttgggatcctgcacccacatgggaaacctagaagaggctcctggctttggatatgctcagctccggccactgcaaccacttgggaagtgaatcaatggatggaggatagtcctctctgcctttcctcctctctgtatatctgattttgcagtgggaatatatttaaaaaaagcccACAGTAAGTCATCAGAGTCCTGGCCTCAAGTGGTTATGTCCAGAAGTCACGTGCCTACTACCAACAGGTGAATATGCCCTGCTCCGCTCCCCAAGAGCATGTCTATGGTTAAAGAGGATTAACCATAAATTACATTtgcagattgatttttttttttaaagatttgtttatattggtaaggcagatttacaaagaggagagacatcttccatctgctggttcactccccaagtgcccgcaatggccaaagctaagacaatctgaagcctggagctgggagcttctgggtctcccatgcaggtgcagggttccaaagctttggcccatcctatgctgctttcccaagcagagagtggagtagccgggacacaaacaggtgcacatatggtatcccagtacatgcaaggcaggatttggccactaggctattgcgccaggtccAGTTCATCTTTAAGACACTGTTAATTGTTCAGATAAGCCTTCTGTGGCAGTGTTAGCATTTAACCCAAAAGTTGACAGGATCTGAGACAAATGTGTGGAAGCAGTGAGCAGCAGAGTATGTGGGCAGAGTGGAGTGAGGGTGCAGGTGATGAAGTGTGTTTATGGGATGTGGGAGTGTTCCTAAGACTGCACAGAGGCTAAAAGGGGATACAGTTAGACACAGCATGTGGGAGGTGAAGGAAGAGGTAAGGATCTGTATTTATGATTGGGAATATACTAGTTTTGAGGGAAGTTTCAATTGCTTGCAGTGCCCCTATAAATGTCAAGCTGGGTCATGAGTTCTACCGAGGACAAGAGGTCTTAATAGAAGACTGGGAACAGCACAACAGAAAGTCAAAGGTAAGAGAGGGAGCTGGTGTTGTGCAGTCCAGGTGTCTGCAggggaaagatgacccaagtgtttgggcccctactacCCGTGTAGGGATACCTGGATGAGGCTCTCAGCtttgggctcagccctggccattgtaaccacctGAGGAGTCAGCTCAGGCTCATTGTCCCtctctaattctgaaattcaaataaataaatacttgccAAAGAATGCAGAGAGGAATGACCAGAATAGATAGAAAAATCAAAAGGGTGTCCTGGGACCTGAAGGGTGTCCTGGGATATGCCAGAGCTTGCTGGCATATCCAACATACCTGATGGCCAATGAACGTCAGAGGTTGCTGGGTCTCCATCCAGTCAAGCTCTGGAGCTGGTTGCAGTGGCAGGTCCAAATATGAGGGCTGCTGTGAGCTGGAGGCCACTTGGCTGCAAGacagacaggagccaggctggcAGATGAGGTCCCTGAGCCACAGCAGATGGCAAAGGTGACTGCTGCTGCCATTTCCCGGCCAGAAGGTGAGAGTTTCCTCAGAGATGTCCAACTCTCAACAAGAGTCCTTCAGTCATACCTGTGTGCTCCTTGCCAACTCTTAGGTGCCGAAGAGCCCTCTTCTGGGTCTGGTGCTGTCTGAGGCTGAGTTTGATTCAGGAAAAATAGATGTATCCAGAATGCTTAAGAGAGCCTGCCTGGTCCACGCACCCCCCTCCAGGATCATAAGGAACACTGACAGAGGGAGGCTATTGCCTGTCTGCAAACTGCCCCCGTCACTGACTAGGCCTGCCCCTTGGGTCACAGGGAGAGGAATTCCAGCCAAGCAGATGAGGAATGGAGTAGGAAGAGCCAGTTTGTGAAATGCTGGACCCAGGAAAGCCAGGCATCAGTGGATTTGGATACTGCTCTGGATCCTCCGAGTGAGACCAACCTCTAAGACAGATCGAACCACCTCCTGCcggctctgctccacttcccggaTGTGAGCTGCCATCTGTAGGAGAGCAGGCTTAGACAGGGTGCTGGAGCTGGGTCCTTCAGAGACCCTCCCTCTAACTTACCTCTTTGATCACctcatcttctttttcttcataaGAATCCAAGCCTTTCACCATGGATTTCTTAAATCTAGCAAGAAAAACAGCCAGTCACCTCAGAACCTAGCCCCTGCTAGTTGTGATTTTTAGGGGGCAAAGGGGATAAACTCAGTATAATAAAGCCTATGTTCCTCCCACTCAGATTCACTGTGAACATTCTGATACACTGGCTCTTCCTTTACAGACACATACTTCCTTTTTagggaaataaaaatttagaaaataaagaaattagaaaataaaataaagatttagaaATCAGGAGACACAACCCTAAATATTTTAGCAGGTATCTCCCAAGAATAGGAGCATTCTGTACAACAGCAATCGCACCCATGAGAAAATCAATTACTCTGCTTCAGAAAGCTTTATTCAggggttagcattgtggcacagcaggtaaaaggTGCTACCCATGATACCTGCAAcccttctgggtgctggttcaagtctccattaggtccctgctaaaggcccttaaaaagcaatagaagacacagggtttctaagatgacatcaagtggataCCCCACCAGCAGGTCCTGATGTAGTTGGGTATCTGGGAGTagcccctttcctccttccctgaatacagaaatggataaagaaaaactgaaagcatTTGTCTCAGCAACTTTCCCCCATACCTCTATCTTCCTGCCCTCATCAGTGGTCCTTATGGcttgcatccttgtcaactacataaattaaaaaaaaaaaaggtagaaaatgtcccaaatgcttgggaccctgctacctgagtacagcctggcccagcactggctatcaTAGCCatctggagtgaaccaacaggtagaagattctctgtatctcccctctctgtaactttcaaatacataaataaatatttatttatttatttatttgggcccggcgcagtggcctagcggctaaagtccttgtcttaaacacgccaggatctaatatgatcgccggttctaatcccggaggtcctgctttccatccagctccctgcttgtggcctgggaaagcagtcgaggacggcccacagccttgggaccttgcacccacatgtgggagaccaggaagagctcctggctcctggcttcggattgacacagtactggctgttgcgctcacttgggcagtgaatcatcggacagaagatctttctgtctctcctctgtacatctgcctttccaataaaaataaataaatctttagggcctggagctgtggcctagcggctaaagtcctcgccttgcacgcgccccgggatcccatgtgggcgccggttctaatcctggcagctccacttcccatccagctccctgcttgtggcctgggaaagcagtcgaggtcggcccaatgcattgggaccctgcacccgcgtgggagacctggaagaggttcctggttcccggcttcggatcggcgcagcaccggccgttgcggttcacttggggagtgaatcatcggacggaagatcttcctctctgtctctcctcctctctgtatatctgactttgtaataaaataaataaatctttaaaaaaaaaaaaactattcatttaagtgccagttttttttttttcctttttagaaactGCTTGTTTTATTGTATGGTTCCTTTCCCTCTCCACAAAGATTTCCttaaataaaggtttatttatttttattggaaaggtagaacagATTTACTGAGAttttctgagagacagaaagatctcccacccactggttcactccctaaatagtcaAAGCAACCgtagctgagcctatctgaagccaggagcttcttctaggtctttcaggtgagtgcagggtgccaaggctttgggctatcctctgctgctttcccagccataagca
The sequence above is a segment of the Ochotona princeps isolate mOchPri1 chromosome 4, mOchPri1.hap1, whole genome shotgun sequence genome. Coding sequences within it:
- the CENATAC gene encoding centrosomal AT-AC splicing factor gives rise to the protein MAPPQRCSLCRQTFFCGRGHVYSRKHRRQLQGAFERLLPQVEAARKAIRAAQVERYVPEHERRCWCLCCGCEVRKHLSHGNLTVLHAGLLEHLASPEHRKATNKFWWENKAEVQMKEKFLVSAQEYARFKKSMVKGLDSYEEKEDEVIKEMAAHIREVEQSRQEVVRSVLEPQTAPDPEEGSSAPKSWQGAHSQVASSSQQPSYLDLPLQPAPELDWMETQQPLTFIGHQEMPGVGNVHSGATPPWMVQDEDYSSGNKQIGPSYEEFLKEKEKQKLKKLPPDRVGANFDHNSSTGAGWLPSFGRVWNNGRRWQSRHQFKTEAAAKKKQLPHKEKT